Genomic window (Sphingomonas japonica):
GCGGCGAGCGCGGCGGCGCGGTCGCGGATGATCGCGCGGCGCTCGTCCTGATCGACAATGACGTGGCACGCACGCAGCTTTTCGACATAGTCGTGCGCGCCGCCGATGGTGATCGCGTGCGGGCTGTGGAAACGGTGGCCGACCGTCGCATATCCCGACCCGATCCCGGCGATCTCGCACGGCACCAGTTCCTCGCCGAGGATCGCGACGATACCCTGCAACGGGCGGACCCAGCGCAGGCTCTCGGTCGACAGCGACGCGTCGCCCCAGCGCATCGATTTCGGCCAGGGGAAGGCGCGGACGATTCCGGGGATCGCGGCGGCGAGCACGTCCGCGGTGGCGCGGCCGGGCTTTTCGATCACCGCGAACCACACGCCGTCGCGGTCGGTCAGCTGATCCTGGGACAGCCCGGTCTTGCGCAGGAAGCCCTCGAGCGCCTGTGGCGGTGCGGAGGTGCGCGGCCCCTTTATTTCCTCGGACACCGCCTGCGTTTCGAGCGGCAGATCGCGCGCGATCAAGGCGAGGCGGCGCGGCGTCGCGTAGGTCGTGAGGGCACCGGATTCGAGCCCGTCCTTGTTGAGTTCGGCAGCGAACAGCCGTTCGAGATCGGCGCGCGCCTTGTCCTGCATCCGCGCGGGGATTTCTTCGGAGCGCAGCTCGAGGAGGAAATCGGCCATCACGCCGTCCAGCCGTTCTTGGTCATATACGCTGCGCACGAACCCTTCGCGAGGTCTCGGACGCGGCCCATATAGGCCTGGCGCTCGGCGACCGAGATCACGCCGCGCGCCTGCAGCAGGTTGAAGATGTGGCTGGCCTTGATCGCCTGTTCATAGGCCGGGATCGGCAAGTCGCGCGCCAGTGCGTTCTCGCATTCGGCGGTGTGCTTCTTGAACTGGTCGAACAGGCTGTCGGTGTCGGCGACCTCGAAATTCCATTCCGACATCTGGCGCTCGTTATCGAGGAACACGTCGCCGTACGTCACGGCTTCATCGTTGAATGCCAGGTCGTACACGCTGTCGACATTCTGGATGTACATCGCCAGCCGCTCGAGCCCGTAGGTCAGCTCGCCCGCGACGGGCTTGCAGTCGAACCCGCCCATCTGCTGGAAATAGGTGAACTGGGTGACTTCCATGCCGTCGCACCACACTTCCCAGCCGAGCCCCCAAGCGCCCAGCGTCGGCGATTCCCAGTCGTCCTCGACGAAGCGGATGTCGTGCGACAGCATGTCGATGCCGATCGCCGCGAGGCTGCCGAGATACAGTTCCTGCAAGTCCGCGGGCGAAGGCTTCAGGATCACCTGATATTGGTAGTAATGCTGAAGTCGGTTGGGGTTTTCGCCATAGCGGCCGTCGGTCGGGCGGCGGCACGGCTGGACGAAGGCGGCGTTCCACGGGTTCGGCCCGAGCGCGCGCAAGGTGGTCGCGGTGTGGAAGGTGCCCGCGCCCATTTCCATGTCATAGGGCTGCAGGATCAGGCAGCCGCGCGCGCTCCAATAGTCGTGGAGCGTCAGGATCATGCGCTGGAAACTCAAGGGTTCGACGTCGGACACCGGCTGGCCTTCGCACCTGCAATAGCGAGGCGGACGCTTTGGCGCAGCCTCCCGCGAGCGTCAATGGCAGCGGCGGGGCGGCGGCAGGCGCTCAGCGGGTCACAGGAAGAAGGTGTAGAAACACACGAAAAAGGCGGTGAAACTGACCACGAACAGCTTGAGGTCGCTGTCGTCGGAGACCGGGCCGGCGCCACGCGCGATGCGTCCCGTCATCTCCCGGCGCAGCGGATGCGGGGATGCGCGGACAGCTGAAATCGAGCGCGCGGCGAGCGGGCGGAGGGGATGCGATGCCATGCCCGAATTAACGTCTTGTTAGGGATTTGGATCAACGCCGATGTTCAATCCCGAGTCTCAGCGCGGGACGCCGTTCGCAATACCAATGGACGCCAGGGCAAGTTGAAAGCTTCTTGATATTGAGTTTGACTCGCATTAGTCGAACCCCAGCAAAGGGGTTCATTCATGCTTTCGACCAAGCCGGTACTAATATCGATATCCGCATTGGCCGCGGCGCTGGCTGCCGCGCCGGCATATGCGCAGACCGCCCGGCCCGCGCAGGGCGATGCCGACATCATCGTCATCGGCCAGAACAGCTCGGGCGGCGATGCTACCAAGACCGACACCCCGGCGATCGAGGTGCCGCAGCCGGTGACGATCATCCCCGCCGAACTGTACGAGGCGCAGGGTGCGGTCTCGATTTCGGACACATTGAACTACGTCGCCGGGGTGCAGGCGAACCCGTACGGCCCTGACAGCCGCGTCGATGGTGCCTTTATCCGCGGGCTCGACGCGCTCCAGTTCCGCGACGGCATGCGCGACATCTTCAGCTTCTATGCCAGCATCCGCGCCGACCCGTATAATTTCGACAGCGTCCAGGTGCTGCGCGGCCCGTCGTCGATGCTGTTCGGACAAGGCGCGCTCGGCGGCCTGATCAACCTCAACTCCAAGTTGCCATCGTCGGTCGCGTCGGGCGAGGTCTCGCTGCGCTACGGCGCGTTCGATCGCAAGGAAGCGCTCGCCGATTTCACCGGCCCGATCACCCAGGGGCTGAGCGCGCGGATCGTCGCGCGGGTACGCGACGCCGACACCCAGACCGATTTCGTCCCCGACGACCGCGTGATGGTGTCGCCGTCGGTTACCTGGTCGCCCGGCGCCGATACCGACCTGACGCTGCTCGGCCTGTATCAGGAGGATGACGGCGGTTCGACCGCGCAGTTCCTGCCGCTGGTGGGCAGCATCCTGCCCAATCCCAACGGCCAGCTGCCCAACGACCGGTTCGTCGGCAAGCCCGGCTGGGACCGCTATGACGGCCGCCTGCTGCAAGGCACCGCGCTGCTCGAGCATCGCTTCTCCCCGCGCGCCAAGCTGAGCCTGAAGGCGCGCTACATCGACAGCGACCTGAGCTATTTCACGCATTATCCCGACAGCTATTCGAACCCGGCCAATCCGTACGTCCTGCTCGACCCGGTGACCGGCACGCCAGTGGTCGATCCCGAGACGGGGGCGGCGCTGCCCGATCCCGACCAGCGCACGATCGGCCTGTACGTCGACGGCAGCACGGCGCGGATGGAAATCTTCTCGACCGACAACAATGTTCAGATCGGCTTCGACACCGGCGCTGCGGTCGAGCATGTGCTGCTCGCCGGGGTCGACTATAGCTGGAACCATGTCCGCAAGACGGGCGGCTTCGGGATCGAATATATCGACATCTACGACATCGATTATGATGCGCTGTCCGATTTCGGCGGCGGTCTGCCGCCCGGCGCGGCGCCCTCGGAGGATGTCGAGCAGACCCAGCTCGGCGTCTATGTGCAGGACCAGATCCGGCTGTGGGACCGGGTATCGGTGGTGCTCGGCGCGCGGCGCGACCATGTCTCCAGCCGGTCGTTCGCCGGTACCCCGGTCGAACACGACGCCACCACCTTTCGGGCGGGCGTGATCGGCGATCTGGCGGCCGGCCTCTCGCCCTTCTTCAGCTATACCGAGAGCTTCGAGCCGATCGCGGGCGTCGCCAGCAACGGCGATCCGTTCGTGCCCAAACAGGGCCATCAGTACGAGCTAGGCATCAAGTACCAGCTCAATGCCGCCAGCATCGTCACGCTGACCGGCTATCGCATCAAGGAGAATAACCGCCCGGTCGACGATCCCGCCACGCCCGACCCGTTCGACCAGCGCCAGGCCGGATCGCTGACGTCGAAGGGCATCGAATTCGAGGCGCGGACCGTGCTGCCGGGGCAGGTCCAGCTGATCGCCAACTACAGCTATAACGAGGCCGAGATCGACGGCACCGACCGGCAGATCGACAATGTCCCCAAGCATAACGCCTCGCTATGGGCGGCGCGGGCGTTCTCGCTGCCGAACGGCGTCGGGCTTCGGCTCGGCGCGGGCGCGCGCCATGCCGGGGAGAATATCTCCTATGGCCCCGCCTTTACCGACGGCATCGTCACGCCCGATTACACCCTGGTCGATGCGTTCGCCGAGCTCAGCTGGCGGCGCTGGAGCTTCGCGATCAACGCCACCAACCTGCTCGGCGAGG
Coding sequences:
- a CDS encoding glycine--tRNA ligase subunit alpha, encoding MILTLHDYWSARGCLILQPYDMEMGAGTFHTATTLRALGPNPWNAAFVQPCRRPTDGRYGENPNRLQHYYQYQVILKPSPADLQELYLGSLAAIGIDMLSHDIRFVEDDWESPTLGAWGLGWEVWCDGMEVTQFTYFQQMGGFDCKPVAGELTYGLERLAMYIQNVDSVYDLAFNDEAVTYGDVFLDNERQMSEWNFEVADTDSLFDQFKKHTAECENALARDLPIPAYEQAIKASHIFNLLQARGVISVAERQAYMGRVRDLAKGSCAAYMTKNGWTA
- a CDS encoding TonB-dependent siderophore receptor, which produces MLSTKPVLISISALAAALAAAPAYAQTARPAQGDADIIVIGQNSSGGDATKTDTPAIEVPQPVTIIPAELYEAQGAVSISDTLNYVAGVQANPYGPDSRVDGAFIRGLDALQFRDGMRDIFSFYASIRADPYNFDSVQVLRGPSSMLFGQGALGGLINLNSKLPSSVASGEVSLRYGAFDRKEALADFTGPITQGLSARIVARVRDADTQTDFVPDDRVMVSPSVTWSPGADTDLTLLGLYQEDDGGSTAQFLPLVGSILPNPNGQLPNDRFVGKPGWDRYDGRLLQGTALLEHRFSPRAKLSLKARYIDSDLSYFTHYPDSYSNPANPYVLLDPVTGTPVVDPETGAALPDPDQRTIGLYVDGSTARMEIFSTDNNVQIGFDTGAAVEHVLLAGVDYSWNHVRKTGGFGIEYIDIYDIDYDALSDFGGGLPPGAAPSEDVEQTQLGVYVQDQIRLWDRVSVVLGARRDHVSSRSFAGTPVEHDATTFRAGVIGDLAAGLSPFFSYTESFEPIAGVASNGDPFVPKQGHQYELGIKYQLNAASIVTLTGYRIKENNRPVDDPATPDPFDQRQAGSLTSKGIEFEARTVLPGQVQLIANYSYNEAEIDGTDRQIDNVPKHNASLWAARAFSLPNGVGLRLGAGARHAGENISYGPAFTDGIVTPDYTLVDAFAELSWRRWSFAINATNLLGEDYYSACLARGDCFVGAERNVFGTLSLKL